From Bicyclus anynana chromosome 7, ilBicAnyn1.1, whole genome shotgun sequence, the proteins below share one genomic window:
- the LOC112058171 gene encoding cuticle protein, with protein sequence MHQSNKYTYNMFCKIVAVSALLAVASAGLLPVANYAPAAHVAYSSPISYSAPAISGHAAVSSQNIVRHDQGHGAIAVAAPVSYAAPVAYAAPRLSGHAVSSQNIVSHNQGYGAIGYAAPARVSGHAAVSSQNIVRHDQGHGAIAVAAPVSYAAPVAYAAPRLSGHAVSSQNIVSHNQGYGAIGYAAPARVAIAHSAPVVHAAPIVHAAPAHGYIAAHQPEPYDAHPNYEFSYSVADGHSGDNKSQHESRDGDVVHGEYSLVEADGSVRRVEYSADAHSGFNAVVHRSAPSVHAAPVAHAPAHILAHH encoded by the exons ATGCATCAGTCGAACAAGTACACTTACAACATGTTCTGCAAA ATCGTGGCAGTCAGCGCTCTTTTGGCGGTAGCATCCGCTGGGCTTTTGCCCGTAGCAAACTACGCGCCCGCCGCCCATGTGGCTTACTCTTCACCAATCTCCTACTCTGCCCCTGCTATCTCCGGTCACGCCGCTGTTTCCTCGCAAAACATCGTCCGCCACGACCAAGGCCATGGAGCTATTGCCGTAGCCGCCCCAGTCTCGTACGCTGCCCCAGTCGCCTACGCTGCTCCTCGTCTGTCCGGCCATGCTGTCTCTTCTCAGAACATCGTGAGCCACAACCAAGGCTACGGTGCTATCGGCTACGCTGCTCCGGCCCGCGTCTCCGGTCACGCCGCTGTTTCCTCGCAAAACATTGTTCGCCACGACCAAGGCCATGGAGCTATTGCTGTAGCCGCCCCAGTCTCGTACGCAGCCCCAGTTGCCTACGCCGCTCCTCGTCTGTCCGGGCATGCTGTCTCTTCTCAGAACATCGTGAGCCACAACCAGGGCTACGGCGCTATCGGCTACGCTGCTCCTGCCCGTGTCGCTATCGCCCACTCCGCCCCTGTCGTCCACGCCGCTCCCATCGTACACGCCGCTCCCGCCCACGGTTACATCGCCGCTCACCAGCCTGAACCTTATGAT GCTCACCCCAACTACGAGTTCTCGTACTCCGTCGCTGACGGCCACTCCGGCGACAACAAGTCCCAGCACGAGAGCCGCGACGGTGACGTCGTACACGGCGAGTACTCCCTGGTCGAGGCTGACGGCTCCGTACGCAGGGTCGAGTACTCCGCCGACGCACACAGCGGCTTCAACGCCGTGGTCCACCGCTCCGCACCCTCCGTCCACGCTGCGCCCGTAGCCCATGCCCCAGCACACATTCTGGCTCATCATTAA